Below is a window of Sulfitobacter sp. BSw21498 DNA.
GGGGCCCCCGTAGCCGTTGTACTAAGCCGCCAACAAGTACTTGAGGCGACGATGCGCCGGTCCGAGACGGTTCAGCACATCAAACTAGCCGCGGACGCTGATGGACGGATGACCGGCATCGGGCATGATTCCACCGTCTCGCAATTGTTGGATGAAAGCTTTGCAGAGCCGGTATCGCAGGCGACGCCTTTCCTTTATCGCGGTGAAAACCGTGAAATCGGGATGCATATCAAACGGATCAACCGCATGTGTGCCGGCTCTGTTCGTGCACCGGGCGAGGCGGTGGGTATCACCGCGCTCGAGATCGCGATGGACGAGCTGGCAGACGTGAGCGGCATCGATCCGGTCGAACTGCGCAAACGCAACATTCCTGAAGTGGACCCTTCGGACGGGCGCGAATTCTCATCTCACAAACTGGCCGAGGCACTGGACGACGGGGCCAAGACCTTTGGCTGGGCCGACCGCGAGGCCGGCAAAACAGACGGAGAGTGGTTGATCGGCTACGGCATGTCTTCGGCCACGCGGGTCAACATGCTGGGCGAAAGCCACGCGCGTGTCACACTGAACGAAGACGGCAGCCTGCTGGTTGAAACCGATATGACAGACATTGGCACCGGTACCTATGCGATCCTGACCCAGATCGCCGGCGAGATGCTGGGCGTGCCGGCGGACCGTGTGACGGTGCGCTTGGGCGACAGCAGCCTGCCCAAAGCCGCCGGTTCCGGGGGCAGCTGGGGTGCCGCATCATCGGGCGGGTCGGTCTTTGTTGCATGCGAGGCGCTGCGCAAAAAGATCGCCGAAACCATGGGCGTAGAAGAACGCGATCTGACGCTGCATGACGGTGTTGCCACCGCCAACAACCGCCGCGCCGATTTGCCAGAGTTCACCAAGAACGGCCCCCTCACGGTCGAAGGCACCATCAATAAGGGCGACACCCAGACCGACCGTCGCCAAGCGACCTTTGGCGCATTCTTTGCAGAGGTCGGCGTGAACAGCGTTACCGGCGAAACACGTGTGCGCCGGATGCACGGCAGCTTTGCCGCAGGGCGCATCCTGAACGCCAAGACGGCGCGGTCTCAATGTCTGGGCGGCATGACCTTTGGCATCGGCATGGCGCTGACCGAAGATCTGATGTTCGACAAACGCGACGGCCATTTGGTTAACAATGATCTGGCTGAATACCACGTGCCGGTGAACCTTGATGTGCCGCAGCTCACAGTCAACTTCGTGCAGGAACGCGACCCTTGGGCCAACCCTATGCAGGCCAAAGGCATCGGCGAGCTTGGCATCTGTGGCGCAGGTGCGTCGATCATCAACGCGATCTACGATGCCTGCGGCGTCCGTGTGCGCGATTTACCCGCAACGATGGACAAAATCCTGCCGGGTCTACCGGATATGTGAGACTGTCTGCGCAAACCCCGACCAAACCGGCGCGGCTTTGCCGCTGCGCCGGTGTCTGGTAGAACGCTGACGGTATGGCCGCCCAGCTTGAGGATCACGTCGTCTGCTCCAGCCTCCGACGCCTCTTTCTGCCTGATGGCGTCTATCTGCCCTGCGGAACCCCCGGCAGTGCACATAGCATTTCATACAGATAACTGGCCGCGATCATTGCCGTGTTGCCCGCCGGATCATAGGGCGGAGAGACTTCGACCAGATCACAGCCCACCAGATTTAGCCCCGCCGTCCCGCGGATGATTTCTAGCCCCTGCATCGTGGTTAACCCTCCCACCTCGACCGTGCCTGTACCGGGGGCGAACGCGGGATCAAGGCTGTCGATATCATTGGTCAGATAGACCGGTGCGTCCCCGATCTTGGCGCGGATGTCCGCCATCAATGGCGTCAGCGATTTGTGCCAGCATTCTTCGGCCTGAATGCAGGTCCAGCCCTGTTGCCGCCCCCAATCGAAATCATCCTTACTATAGCCGGTGCCCCGCAGACCAATCTGGAACACCTTGTCGTTTTGCAGACAGCCTTCCTCCCATGCGCGTCGGAACGGACAGCCATGGGCCTCTTTCTCGCCGAACATTTCATCGTTGGTATCCGAATGGGCATCCACATGGATCAGCGCGACAGGCCCGTGTTTTTCAGCGACCGCCCGCAAGATTGGCCAGCTGAGCGTGTGATCCCCGCCCAGTGTCAGCGGGATCGCCCCATGGGACAGGACCTCGCGGTAGTGATCCGCGATAATGGCCACGGACTTCTTGAGATCAAAAAGGTTGATCGGCACGTCACCGATATCTGCCACCTGAAGATGTTCGAACGGGGCCGCACCGGTCGCCATGTTGTAGGGGCGGATCATGCGGCTTTCGTCGCGTATCTGGCGGGGACCCAACCGCGCTCCGGGACGGTTCGAGGTGCCAATATCCATTGGGATGCCCAGAAAACATGCATCCAGCCCCGCCGCCGTTTCTGCCATCGGCAAGCGCATCATGGTCGCCGGCCCACCCGTGCGTGGCATGAAATTCCCGCTAAGCGGCTGATTATATGCTGGTTTGTTCATCGTCCCATTCCTTTTGGCTCTGGCATGGTTCTTGGCGCACAGACCAATTTCCGCGTCCCCGTTTGCATGCAGCTTCGCAGCTTTACCCGCAAAGCCAAGCAGCTTTCCGCAGCAACGCCCCCCATGCCTCTTGCAAACCGCGCCCTGCTTTGCCACCTATGGCAACGAGAGGACGACCTCCCCTGAATGGAAAATTGCCGGGACGACCCGGCCCTTCACCGAGGTATACCCATGCGCTCCGCATTAGACCGTCTTCGCCACGCCATCAGTTTTGAAATCATCGCGCTGATCCTTGTGATCCCCGCTGGTGCGTTCCTCTTCGACGTGCCTTTGCGCGACTTTGGCATTGTCGGGGTGGTCAGCGCCACGCTCGCGACGCTTTGGAACCTTGGCTACAATGTGATCTTTGATCTTGCCTTGAAGCGGCTGACCGGAACCACCCTGAAATCACGGTCCGTGCGGGCGGTCCATGCGGTTGCATTCGAGGCGGGTTTGCTCGTTGTCCTGATGCCCTTTATCGCGTGGTATCTGGGGATCAGCCTATGGGACGCCTTTGTCATGGATATCGCGCTGGCTGGCTTTTACCTTGTGTATGCCTATGCGTTTAACCTGATCTATGACACGCTCTTTCCCCTGCCCGAATGGGCGCAAGAGCGTGTCAAAACCGCCTGAGCCCCGACCTGACATTCGCCCTTAAACCGGCAGCGTGAAAGACGCCTTGATCCTGTCCATCACGACAGTGGTTTTGAACCCTTTGATATCCGGGTTGTTATAGAAAAAATCGCGGGTGAAGGCTTCGTAGTCCTGCATGTCCTCGGCGCTTACGATCAACATAAAGTCGGTCTCTCCCGTCACGTAATAGGCGCTCATCACCTCTGCCCGCTCACGCACCGCACGTTTGAACCTGTCAATGATATCAGAGCGTTCCCGCGCCAGCTCCACCGCGATGAGCATGGTCAGCGGGCGCCCCACCGCTTCGGGCGATACGACGGCAATATCGGCCTCGATTGCTTTGGTGGCCCGCAGCCGCGCCAACCGCCGCTGGATCGAAGTTTGCGACAACCCCACCAGTTCGGAAAGACGTGCGCTGGTCAGCAGATTGTCACGCTGCACGTGATGCAGGATTTTCCGGTCTATCGCGTCAATCATCCTAAATTCCCCATATCTTCCAAAAGTTTGCGGCTTTTACCCGCGTAACGTTGATATTCGCATAAATGCGGAGGCCGAAAAAGCTAAACTCGCACAATACCCTGGCAGGATTTCCCACATGATTGACCATTCTTTTACGCAGCCCGAATATGCAGCACGTCTGGCAAAAACACGCGCCGAAATGGCCACACGCGGGCTGGACGCGCTGTTTGTCACCGACCCGTCAAATATGGCGTGGTTGGCGGGCTATGACGGGTGGTCGTTTTACGTGCATCAGGGCGTGCTGCTCACCCACGAGGGCCAGCCTGTCTGGTGGGGC
It encodes the following:
- a CDS encoding xanthine dehydrogenase family protein molybdopterin-binding subunit, whose translation is MTDGSNISSAELTMNEPDDRNRLDATVQGLIHTGMDRPDGPLKVSGRATYAHEDQPAGMMTGVLVRAPVAGGRITGLNAEAVRKFDGVRDVFHGKTFLRNPAQGTANEAPVQPDGKISYIGQPVALVVADTFEQARHAAHMIELQITPEDAVTDLDVAEIETPKDKQSSQGDLDAALSDAAYTVDETYRTSGHSSSAMEPHAAIAQWDGGKLTLRGSYQMLKYNVNELADALGIDAENVHILAPYVGGGFGSKLGISHEAVAAAHAARELGAPVAVVLSRQQVLEATMRRSETVQHIKLAADADGRMTGIGHDSTVSQLLDESFAEPVSQATPFLYRGENREIGMHIKRINRMCAGSVRAPGEAVGITALEIAMDELADVSGIDPVELRKRNIPEVDPSDGREFSSHKLAEALDDGAKTFGWADREAGKTDGEWLIGYGMSSATRVNMLGESHARVTLNEDGSLLVETDMTDIGTGTYAILTQIAGEMLGVPADRVTVRLGDSSLPKAAGSGGSWGAASSGGSVFVACEALRKKIAETMGVEERDLTLHDGVATANNRRADLPEFTKNGPLTVEGTINKGDTQTDRRQATFGAFFAEVGVNSVTGETRVRRMHGSFAAGRILNAKTARSQCLGGMTFGIGMALTEDLMFDKRDGHLVNNDLAEYHVPVNLDVPQLTVNFVQERDPWANPMQAKGIGELGICGAGASIINAIYDACGVRVRDLPATMDKILPGLPDM
- the speB gene encoding agmatinase, producing MNKPAYNQPLSGNFMPRTGGPATMMRLPMAETAAGLDACFLGIPMDIGTSNRPGARLGPRQIRDESRMIRPYNMATGAAPFEHLQVADIGDVPINLFDLKKSVAIIADHYREVLSHGAIPLTLGGDHTLSWPILRAVAEKHGPVALIHVDAHSDTNDEMFGEKEAHGCPFRRAWEEGCLQNDKVFQIGLRGTGYSKDDFDWGRQQGWTCIQAEECWHKSLTPLMADIRAKIGDAPVYLTNDIDSLDPAFAPGTGTVEVGGLTTMQGLEIIRGTAGLNLVGCDLVEVSPPYDPAGNTAMIAASYLYEMLCALPGVPQGR
- a CDS encoding PACE efflux transporter, giving the protein MRSALDRLRHAISFEIIALILVIPAGAFLFDVPLRDFGIVGVVSATLATLWNLGYNVIFDLALKRLTGTTLKSRSVRAVHAVAFEAGLLVVLMPFIAWYLGISLWDAFVMDIALAGFYLVYAYAFNLIYDTLFPLPEWAQERVKTA
- a CDS encoding Lrp/AsnC family transcriptional regulator, which encodes MIDAIDRKILHHVQRDNLLTSARLSELVGLSQTSIQRRLARLRATKAIEADIAVVSPEAVGRPLTMLIAVELARERSDIIDRFKRAVRERAEVMSAYYVTGETDFMLIVSAEDMQDYEAFTRDFFYNNPDIKGFKTTVVMDRIKASFTLPV